GACCGGTGAACGGATCAAAAGCAGACTCCAGGTCAGTCTTCTTCTCGATCTTCCTATCTTCAGCTCattcattctttttgtttttttagaagTATTAATTACTCAAAACATCGGATGGGAATGAACAGAAAGGAAGTTCTGGACGCTGCTGTTTTTTCTCGGCTCGTCCAGATTGCGAAAACAGCCTCTCCGAACCTGCTAAGAAACGCAATCTCTGTCATCGAGTTTGGTATAATCAGTAATCCAAACATGGACACGATCATCTCCAAGGATATCACAACTGTTCTTGATCTTGCTCTCCGGCAGAAAGTCCTGGAAGGTACAAAACTTATCTTTTGATATAACTctgtttgaattttataacAGCATACAATACTTTTTATGGAAATGCAGAACCTGAGAATGAAGCTGAGGAGTTAGAGAAACATCTGCTTAAGCTAGAAGAAGCTGGTTTGACGATTTCCGCTGCTTCAAGGCTACTGACAAAACTTCTTGACTCCGAGTCCTTTCGCCAAACAATAGATACCGCGGTCTTCATAGAATTAGTAAGGAAGATCCTAAGATCAAGCCTCCCTCTACACTACAAAGACTGGGTTGCCGCTTGTCTTGTCAAACTCACCGCTCTCTCCTCTCCCTCTCAATCCCTCAACAATCCGATCAATCTTGAGGTAACTCTGTACAAAACGATCCCGAGCCTCGTGGAACAAATGAGCTTTTCCTCATCACCAGAAACGAAAGAAGCAGCGGTTTTAGAACTGAACAAGATAGTCTCCGAGGGAGTTCCAGAATCTATCCAAACACTTGCTTCACAAGGAGGTATCGAACCGCTGGTTAAGCTTCTTGAAGAAAGGAACGAGCGGTGCGTTGAAGCGAGTTTGTCAGTATTGTACAACTTAACCATGGACAGTGAGAACCACACAGCCATCATAAGAGCAGGAGCTGTACCAGTATTGAGACGTATCGTTATGTCTCAACGACCACAATGGGAGAAAGCTCTTCGGTTACTCAGAAATTTACCCGTTTAAGACATTTTTACAGATTATTGTCATGTAAAATTTTGGAATCAATTAGAATAATATAATGTATGATTTGTCATGTGAGACGAATATACGAAAAGTTAATTACATTAAGATAATCGGATTACGTAGCACGTATATTACTATTACCATATTCTAGAGATTACACATGatcaatcaaatatttaatctTTGAAATGTTACGCAAgcaaaaatgaatttaaaatctgaaaatacaATCCAACGGCTGAGATTTTCTTACTGTGTCAGTGAAAACGAGAGAAACGTTCTAGTTCACTCACTTGGTTACACGTGTCTTGGGATCGTTTAGCTTTTAAGCAAGCTTCTCTTTTGCGTAATTTATTTAAGAGCTGCTTgcttttatcatcatcactctctctgcgtccaaattttgatctttgttcttctcaaAGCGAATATGGTTTTCAAGGTTTCTACCGTATCCACATCTCCTATTGATGGCCAGAAACCAGGAACTTCTGGTCTTCGTAAGAAGGTTCGTTGATCGATCCTTGTCTTCTGAATCAAACGAAATCGAATTGTTGCATCTGGATCAGATCTGTTTAGATTTTCTTGAGTGTGATTTTGAAGTGAGATTGACCATCTGATTAGATTTGATCTATGCATTAATCTATATTGATTAGTGAATGatgacaaattttaaatttcgtTTTCGTTATTTTATTTGGATCAAGTTCGAGATCACgtttattatatttgatttgagtATATGTTTGGGACGCTTCTATGTGGTGAATGTTGATTTGATAGAGCTTGAAATTACGTTTTTTGAGTTGGTGTAGCGAAATGGAGACTATATGGATTGAATTTGTGTATAATTGAAACTAGGGAAGAGCCTAGTTGTTATTGTCAGATCTTCGTTTAACGTATATACGATCTGCAATGACGTTTATTGAGACTCACTGATCAGATCTGTTTCagatattttgataaaagaaatttggGTTGATCATTTTATCCAATCAATCGAGTGTCGATTGTTTGTTCTACTCTCTGCAGATATCAAACTAGCATCTTTTTGTATCTCtgattagtatttttttttttttttctaactgtGTAGGTGAAAGTGTTCAAGCAACCCAATTATCTAGAGAATTTTGTCCAAGCAACATTCAATGCTCTTACGGCGGAGAAAGTTAAAGGTGAGATTTTTTTCATACTCATCTTAGCTTCTCAGAGATATCTGCTCATTCGAAAAATTCATGAGTGTTTATTGTTCATATGTGCAGGTGCCACACTTGTGGTCTCTGGTGATGGTCGTTATTACTCAAAGGATGCTGTTCAGGTAAGGCCGATGATATTCCCTGTCTTCTGGATCTGTGTGAATGTAATTGGCGTATCCATAGAATTATGAATTAGTGCTCATGTATTTACAATGTTTTGGAGGGAACTCCTGTGTTAGGAAGGCCTGCTATTATCATCAATGCCttgcttatttttctttgtgttcatCTCTAAAATTTGCATCGAAACCTCTATAGAGAGATTAGAGGTTTATAGAagttaaagttttgtttgactttgaaATCTCTGAAACTTAAGTTTGTTTGATCTACTCCTATTACAAATCCGGTTCATACTGTTACAGATGAAGATGTTTTACTGCTTTTcatacaattttattttgtatcttAACAGATCATAATTAAGATGGCAGCAGCTAATGGTGTACGACGTGTGTGGGTTGGTAAAAACACTCTGTTATCAACTCCTGCTGTATCAGCTGTGATTCGTGAAAGATCAGGGGCTGATGTGAGATTTCTTTCTCTATGCTCATGGTTGTAgtgacattttgttttttgttttttttggttatttgcTATGTTTGTGCATGACGCAAAATGTAATGATGGTTTTGAGTTACTTAACCCCAGTCTCCGATTACAGGGATCGAAAGCAACTGGAGCATTTATCTTAACAGCAAGCCACAATCCTGGTGGCCCTACTGAGGTCCGTTCTGTTCTTGTTCCATCTCTACTGTGCTATCCTTTCATTTGAACTATTCGTTTTGTATCTctttatttgttctttttttaataataagatatCTAGATGGATAATAAGACTAAGAGGTGATTCCATACCCCTTGTACAGgattttggaatcaaatacaATATGGAAAATGGAGGACCTGCTCCTGAATCAATCACTGATAAAATTTACGAGAACACTAAGACAATCAAGGAGTACCCAATAGCACAAGATCTACCCAATGTATTCTTAAGAATCCTCTTATAGATTTCCATCATCTGTCTTTTGTTGAATCATAGTTGATCTGGTCTATCTGATGAATGCGACAGGTTGATATTTCTGCTGTTGGTGTAACCAGTTTTGAAGGACCTGAAGGAAAATTTGATGTTGAAGTTTTTGATCCCGCAGATGACTACGTTAAATTAATGAAGTGAGTGGTCCCTCAATTTAAAAGCATGATTCTGGAATCTGCTCCCTCTATGGTCTATGTGCAATTTTTATGATCTttctaaagaaaaattctCGCTCCTTCAAGGTCAATCTTCGATTTTGAAGCCATCCGGAAATTGCTATCATCTCCAAAGTTTACATTCTGGTATGTAACTAACATTGGTTCCCAAACCTTTTCCATTTGAGTTAAGTTTTGTAATATATGTTCCATCACTGTAATgttatattttactttgttttatgAAGCTATGATGCATTGCATGGAGTTGCTGGAGCCTATGCACATCGCATCTTTGTCGAAGAACTCGGTGCGCAAGAAAGCGCATTATTGAACTGCACTCCCAAGGTCTTATTTTTGTCTAACCAAGAAACGCTATTCCATAAATGATTACAAATACACCTCCAGGCTCAATATTTACCACAATACAACGATTTGCAGGAGGACTTTGGAGGAGGGCATCCGGATCCCAATTTGACCTATGCTAAGGAGCTTGTGGCACGAATGGGATTAGGTAAATCCGACACTGGAGGTGAACCTCCAGAGTTTGGCGCCGCTGCTGATGGTGATGCAGACCGTAACATGATCCTTGGTAAAAGGTAGCTTACTGACGTTTTCAAGAGAGATACATCCATGGAACTAGTATACCAAGTACTTTTAAACTTAAAGTATCTCTTCATTTGTAGGTTCTTTGTAACTCCTTCGGATTCAGTTGCCATAATTGCTGCAAATGCTATTGGTGCCATCCCGTACTTCAGCTCTGGTTTGAAAGGTGTTGCAAGGTATTATACACCTGGGctctttttttacttctaGTAGAATTCTGTGTATACAACTCTtttaatatatcttttttgtGGATTATTTTGTAACTTCCACTTCTTGTTTTAGGAGCATGCCAACCTCAGCTGCTCTTGATGTCGTTGCAAAAAGCTTGAATTTGAAGTTCTTTGAGGTACATGTCACCGTGCAACTTCT
This sequence is a window from Arabidopsis thaliana chromosome 1 sequence. Protein-coding genes within it:
- the PGM3 gene encoding Phosphoglucomutase/phosphomannomutase family protein (Phosphoglucomutase/phosphomannomutase family protein; FUNCTIONS IN: intramolecular transferase activity, phosphotransferases, magnesium ion binding, phosphoglucomutase activity; INVOLVED IN: response to cadmium ion, carbohydrate metabolic process; LOCATED IN: cytosol, nucleus, plasma membrane, chloroplast, cytoplasm; EXPRESSED IN: 25 plant structures; EXPRESSED DURING: 15 growth stages; CONTAINS InterPro DOMAIN/s: Alpha-D-phosphohexomutase, C-terminal (InterPro:IPR005843), Alpha-D-phosphohexomutase, conserved site (InterPro:IPR016066), Alpha-D-phosphohexomutase, alpha/beta/alpha I/II/III (InterPro:IPR016055), Alpha-D-phosphohexomutase, alpha/beta/alpha domain III (InterPro:IPR005846), Alpha-D-phosphohexomutase, alpha/beta/alpha domain II (InterPro:IPR005845), Alpha-D-phosphohexomutase (InterPro:IPR005841), Alpha-D-phosphohexomutase, alpha/beta/alpha domain I (InterPro:IPR005844); BEST Arabidopsis thaliana protein match is: Phosphoglucomutase/phosphomannomutase family protein (TAIR:AT1G70730.3); Has 7107 Blast hits to 7096 proteins in 2124 species: Archae - 111; Bacteria - 5258; Metazoa - 510; Fungi - 209; Plants - 166; Viruses - 0; Other Eukaryotes - 853 (source: NCBI BLink).), translated to MVFKVSTVSTSPIDGQKPGTSGLRKKVKVFKQPNYLENFVQATFNALTAEKVKGATLVVSGDGRYYSKDAVQIIIKMAAANGVRRVWVGKNTLLSTPAVSAVIRERSGADGSKATGAFILTASHNPGGPTEDFGIKYNMENGGPAPESITDKIYENTKTIKEYPIAQDLPNVDISAVGVTSFEGPEGKFDVEVFDPADDYVKLMKSIFDFEAIRKLLSSPKFTFCYDALHGVAGAYAHRIFVEELGAQESALLNCTPKEDFGGGHPDPNLTYAKELVARMGLGKSDTGGEPPEFGAAADGDADRNMILGKRFFVTPSDSVAIIAANAIGAIPYFSSGLKGVARSMPTSAALDVVAKSLNLKFFEVPTGWKFFGNLMDAGMCSVCGEESFGTGSDHIREKDGIWAVLAWMSILAHKNKGNIDGNAKLVSVEDIVRQHWATYGRHYYTRYDYENVDAGKAKELMEHLVKLQSSIPEVNKIVKGIRSDVASVASADEFEYKDPVDGSISKHQGIRYLFEDGSRLVFRLSGTGSEGATIRLYIEQYEKDASKTGRESQEALSPLVDLALKLSKMEEFTGRSAPTVIT